Genomic segment of Paraburkholderia agricolaris:
CACGGTGCTCCTGACCGTGATGGATGCTGACAAGCCGAAGGCCGTCGAAGTCGCGCGCATGCTGCACGAACTCGGCTATCCGATCGTCGCGACCAAGGGCACGGCTGCCGCGATTGAAGCGGCCGGCGTCCCGGTCAAGGTCGTCAACAAGGTGAAGGACGGCCGTCCGCACATCGTCGACATGATCAAGAACGGCGAAATCGCGCTGGTCTTCACGACTGTCGACGAAACCCGTGCGGCGATCGCCGACTCGCGCTCGATCCGCATGAGCGCGCAGGCAAACAAGGTCACGTACTACACGACGATGTCCGGTGCACGGGCCGCAGTTGAAGGTTTGCGCTATTTGAAGAACCTGGAAGTCTATGATTTACAAGGACTCCACGCTCGCCTAAACTAAGGCTTCGAATACCTGTCCAAGATGTAAGTGCCGCGGTTAAGCGGCGTTCCGCAGGTGCTGTGGCCCGGCTTTTTGCCCGGAGCGTCAGCCCCGCGGAATGCACTTAACCGCGGTGATTTTTTTTACGGCTGTTTTTTGCATAGAGTTGTTTATGAGCACTGTTCCATTGACGAAGCGCGGCGCGGAAATGTTGCGCGATGAATTGCAGCGCCTGAAATCGGTTGAGCGTCCGTCGGTGATCAATTCGATCGCTGAAGCGCGTGCCCAGGGCGATCTGTCGGAGAACGCGGAATACGACGCGGCGAAGGAAAAGCAGGGCTTCATCGAAGGCCGGATTGCCGAAATCGAATCGAAGCTGGCCGGCGCGCAGGTGATCGACCCGGCCGCGGTCGAAGCGGACGGGCGCGTGGTGTTTGGCGCGACCGTCGAGCTGGAGGATCTGGATTCGGGTGCGCCGGTCAAGTATCAGATCGTCGGCGACGACGAAGCGGACATCGACCACGGCCTGATCTCGATCAGCTCGCCGATCGCGCGTGCGTTGATCGGCAAGTCGGAAGGCGACGTTGCATCGGTGCAGGCACCGGGCGGCGTGCGCGAATACGAAATCATCGCGGTGAGCTACGTTTGAAGGCGGCGCCGGTGTCCCTGATGCCGCATCGTTTCTTCCGCCTGTTGACGGTGGTGTGGGTCGGTAGTCTCCTGACGATCGGCTATGCCGTCGCGCCAGTGCTGTTTACGTCGCTCGACCGCATGACGGCAGGTGCCGTGGCGGCGCAACTGTTCCGCATCGAAGGCGTGCTGGGCGCGGTGTGCGGTATTTTGCTGCTGGTTCTGGCGAACATCCTGATTCGCCGCGGCAGCGAGGCTTATCGCCGGTTGCGCTGGTTGATCGCCGGTATGCTGGTGTGCGTGCTGGTGGGGTACTTTGCGTTGCAGCCGTTCATGAACGCGATGCGCATTGCCGCGTTGGAAGCGGGCAGTGATGTCGGGCATTCGGCTTATGCGACACGCTTCGGCATCCTGCACGGCGTGTCGAGTCTGTTTTACCTGATCGAAAGCCTACTGGGCGTGGCGCTGGTATGGAAGCTGCCGGCGAGCGTCGGCGTTGTGACTGCGGAGCAGGGCGCTCGTAGCGCCACCGGGAAAGTCACCGGCTGAGTGGTGCGAGGCCAGGAGCCGGCCCAGGCGGTTTTGTCTGTCGCGCTACGGATTGCCTAAGCGGCGTTGCCCAGGCGATCTGAGCAGTTCACGCCAAAGTGCGGACACCGCCCGCACTTCTCATCATTCGCTTATTTCGACGACTGATGCGCGCGTTTCGCGCTGGTCTGGCGTTTCTTGGCACGCTTGATGTTGCCGCCCTGCGTGACGCGCTCATTGCCGCGCACCACGACTGCCTTTGCCTTTGGCTTGCGCATTGGAACTTCGCTGGGTTTCACCACCGTGACCACGCGCGGTGCGCGGCCCTTGCCCGGTTTGGCTTCGACAGCCGCTTCGCGGGCGCTCGGCAGGGCGCCGCGCTTGGCCTTCACCGCTGGCTGCGCCGCTGCTTCCGGCTTCCAGATTACCAGCAGCTTGCCGATATGCTGGATCGGCGCGGCGTTCAGCTGGTCGCAGATCTGTTCGTAGATGGCGATGCGCTCTTCGCGTTCGTCGCCAAATACGCGGATTTTGATCAGTTGATGTGCGCCAAGGTGAACCTTGATCTCCGACAGCACAGCGTCGGTCAAGCCTTCGGCGCCGACGAGCACGACCGGTTTGAGCGCATGTGCCTGGGAGCGCAATTCGGCGCGTTGATCGGAAGAGACTTTAAGGGCTGGCATGGAAAGTGGGAGACTCGACTAAAATGGCGGCACCTGCAGTCCGGATAGATTCGGACCATGGCGCAGGGCGGCGCGTCAGAACAACAGAATCGCGGATGACTGCCAGTTTTGGCGGTGGCCGCGCGAATTAACCGCGTATTATCCCCTAAAGCGCGACATCACGCAGCAAGAGTTCTACCATTAATGGCAAAAAACAAGTTCAACACCGCGTGGCTGCACGATCACATCAACGACCCGTACGTAAAAATGGCGCAGCGGGAGGGTTACCGCGCCCGCGCTGCCTATAAGCTGAAGGAAATCGACGAGCAGGACAAGCTGATCCGGCCCGGTCAGGTGATCGTCGACCTCGGCTCCACGCCGGGCAGCTGGAGTCAGTACGCCCGCAACAAGCTGGCCAAGGGCGCGCAGCGCGACGCTGAGCGCGAGGGCGGGATCGACGGCACGATCATCGCGCTGGATATGCTGCCTATGGAGCCGATCTCCGACGTTCACTTCATTCAGGGCGACTTCCGCGAAGACTCGGTGCTTCTCCAATTGGAAGAATTGGTCGGAGAACGACAAGTTGATCTTGTAATTTCGGATATGGCGCCCAACCTGTCGGGAGTGGCGGTGGCGGATGCCGCGCGAATCGAGCATTTGTGCGATATCGCGATGGAATTTGCGCAAAACCACCTGAAGCCGGATGGCGCCCTTTTAGTCAAATGTTTTCATGGCAGCGGTTATAGCCAGATTGTCGAAAAGTTCAAGCGCCAGTTCAAGGTGGTGGCGGCCCGCAAGCCGAAAGCTTCGCGGGACAAGTCGTCAGAAACGTTTATTTTAGGTAGGCACCTCAAGCGGCCCGCATAGGGGCGCTGCAGGAAGGTTCCGCATCTGCCGATAATGTGCCCAGGGCGCCGGAAATTGGCGCTCCGACAGCCCGCTACGCTATTTATGTGGTAGCGAAACCTTATGGCAGGGGTCTGCGGACTGGATTAGAATGCTTTCGTGGTGCCGCAAGGAAAATGTAGGCGCCCGTCTAAGTGAAGGAGTGGTGCTTTGAACAACAATATGTTTTCGAAAGCAGCAGTGTGGCTGGTTATCGCACTGGTGCTGTTTACGGTGTTCAAGCAGTTCGACAAGCCCCGTGTCCAGGAAGGCGTTTCCTATTCGCAGTTCATGGACGACGCAAAGAACGGCAAAGTCAAGAACGTCATTGTCCAGGGGCGGAACCTCACGGTCACTCCAGCAGACGGCCAGAAGTACCAGATCGTGTCGCCCGGCGACATCTGGATGGTCGGCGATCTGATGAAGTATGGCGTTCAGGTGAGCGGCAAGGCTGATGACGAACCGAATGCGCTGGTGTCCGCGCTGTACTACCTCGGACCGACGATCCTGATCATCGGCTTCTGGTTCTACATGATGCGACAGATGCAGGGGGGCGGGAAAGGCGGTGCGTTCTCGTTCGGTAAATCCCGTGCACGTCTGATCGACGAAAACAACAACGCAATCAATTTCACCGACGTCGCCGGTTGCGACGAAGCCAAGGAAGAAGTCTCCGAACTGGTCGACTTCCTGCGCGATCCGCAGAAGTTCCAGAAGCTGGGCGGGCGCATCCCGCGCGGCGTGCTGCTGGTCGGCCCGCCGGGAACGGGTAAGACGTTGCTGGCGCGGGCTATCGCCGGCGAAGCCAAGGTGCCGTTCTTCAGCATTTCGGGTTCGGACTTCGTGGAAATGTTCGTGGGTGTCGGTGCGGCTCGTGTGCGCGACATGTTCGAGCAGGCCAAGAAGCATGCACCTTGTATCGTGTTCATCGACGAAATCGATGCGGTCGGCCGTCATCGCGGCGCCGGCATGGGCGGCGGTAACGACGAACGCGAACAGACCTTGAACCAGATGCTGGTCGAGATGGACGGTTTCGAAGCGAACTCGGGCGTGATCGTGATTGCTGCCACGAACCGTTCGGACGTGCTGGACAAGGCGCTGCTGCGTCCGGGCCGTTTCGACCGTCAGGTGTACGTCGGTTTGCCGGATATCCGCGGCCGCGAACACATCATGAAGGTTCACCTGCGCAAGGTGCCGATTTCGAACGACGTCGACGCAGCGGTTATCGCACGCGGCACGCCGGGCTTCTCGGGCGCCGATCTGGCGAACCTGGTCAACGAAGCAGCGCTGTTCGCGGCTCGCCGCGGCAAGCGCATCGTCGAAATGAACGACTTCGAAGACGCGAAAGACAAGATTTTCATGGGCCCGGAGCGCAAGTCGGCCGTGATCCGCGAAGAATCGAAGCGTGCTACGGCGTATCACGAATCGGGTCACGCGGTCATCGCCAAGCTGTTGCCGAAGGCCGATCCGGTGCACAAGGTCACGATCATTCCGCGCGGCCGTGCGCTGGGCGTCACGTGGCAGTTGCCGGAGCATGACAACGAAACGTATTCGAAGGACTACCTGCTGGACCGCCTCGCGATCCTGTTCGGTGGCCGTGTCGCGGAAGAATTGTTCCTGAACCTGATCAGCACCGGCGCATCGGACGACTTCAACAAGGCAACGGCTACTGCCCGCGCCATGGTGGCTCGCTTCGGCATGACGGACGCACTCGGACCGATGGTCTACGTCGACGACGAAAACGACGCAACACCGTTTGGCCGCGGCTTCACGCGGACCATTTCGGAAGCGACGCAGCAGAAGGTCGACGCGGAAATCCGCCGCGTGCTCGACGAGCAGTACAACCTCGCCAAGCGCCTGCTGGACGAGAATCGCGACAAGGTCGAAGCGATGACCGCCGCGCTGATGGAGTGGGAAACGATCGACGCCGATCAGATCAACGACATCATGGCAGGCCGTCCGCCGCGTTCGCCGAAGAGCTCGCCGCCGTCGGCAAGCGACGCCTCGTCGGGTGGCAGCCCGGGCACCGAGGTCAAGCCGGGCAGCGCGACCGCGCCGGCCTGATAGGCGACCAGTAGAAAGTGCGGGCCGGTGTGTTTCACACCGGCCCGTTTTGCATTTATCTGTTTTACGTGATTGACCGCTACGTGCCGAAAGTCGAATTCCCCTCTCTTCCTATTCCCGAACCGCTGCAATGCGGCCGCTTCAAGCTGACCTTCGAACGCCCGTTGGTCATGGGCATCCTGAACGTCACCCCCGATTCTTTTTCCGATGGCGGCCAGTACGCGATGCGCGGCGATGCGCTGCGTCAGGCCGAGCGCATGCTGCTCGATGGCGCGGACATCATCGACATCGGCGGCGAGTCGACTCGCCCGGGCGCGCCGCCCGTGCCGCTCGATGAAGAACTGGAGCGGGTGATTCCGCTGATCGAGCAACTGCACGGCGCGAACGTGCCGCTGTCGGTCGATACGTACAAGCCGGAAGTGATGCGCCGCGCGCTGGCCGCGGGCGCCGATCTGATCAACGACATCTGGGGTTTCCGGATGCCCGGTGCGATCGATGCCGTGCGCCACAGCGAGTGCGGTTTGTGCGTGATGCATATGTTCGGTGAGCCGCAGACCATGCAACTTCGCGAGCCTGATTATCAAGACGTGGTGAGCGAGGTGCGGCAGTTTCTCGAAGAACGGGTGACGACGCTGAAGCAGGCCGGTATTGCCCGCGCGCGCATCAGCGTGGATCCTGGCTTTGGCTTCGGCAAGTCGGTGGTCGAACACAATTACGCGCTGCTCGCGCATCTGCCGGACACGGCGCCGCAGGCTGAGCCGCCATACCCCATTCTCGCCGGCATGTCGCGCAAGTCGATGGTCGGCGCGGTCGTCGGACGCCCGGCGCCGGAGCGCGTCGCGGGCAGCCTCGCCGCAGCGGTGTGCGCCGCCGAGCGTGGCGCGGCCATTTTGCGCGTACACGATGTCGCGCAAACAGTGGATGCATTGAAAGTATGGGCGGCCATGCGCGACGCGGCACACCACAGCCGCGCGCGTGGCTGACCCAAAAAAGCCAAGGAGGAACATAAAAGATGGCACGTCGTTATTTCGGAACGGACGGAATTCGGGGCAAGGTTGGCGAAGGGCCCATTACGCCCGAGTTTGTATTGCGGCTCGGCTATGCCGCCGGCAAAGTGCTCGCGGGCGCGGACCGCTGGGCCAAAACCGGTACGCGTCCCACGGTGCTGATTGGGAAAGACACGCGGGTGTCGGGTTATATGCTCGAAGCCGCGCTCGAAGCGGGTTTTTCCGCGGCCGGCGTCGACGTCATGCTGGCTGGGCCGATGCCGACCCCGGGCATTGCGTATCTGACGCGCGCCCTGCGGCTCGCCGCCGGCGTCGTGATCAGTGCGTCGCATAACCCGTACTACGACAACGGCATCAAATTCTTCTCCGCCGATGGCAACAAGCTGCCCGACGAAGTGGAATTGCAGATTGAGGAACAACTCGATCTGCCGCTCGCCTGCGCCGCCTCCGAGCAACTCGGCAAGGCACGGCGCCTCGACGACGCAGCCGGCCGCTACATCGAATTTTGCAAAAGCACTTTCCCGGCAGCGTTTGACTTGCGAGGCATGAAGCTGGTGGTCGACTGCGCGCACGGTGCCGCGTACGACGTCGCGCCGCACGTGTTCCATGAACTCGGTGCCGATGTGATTCCGATCGGTGTCGCGCCGAACGGATTCAACATCAATGATGGCGTCGGTGCGACCGCGCCGGACGCGCTGGTGCGCGCGGTGCGCGCGAACCACGCGGACCTCGGCATCGCGCTCGACGGCGACGCCGACCGGCTGCAGGTCGTGGACTCGGCCGGCCGGCTGTATAACGGCGACGAGTTGCTGTACGTGCTGGTCAAGGACCGCATGGCGACCGACGGCAAAGTGGAAGGCGCGGTCGGTACCTTGATGACCAATATGGCAGTCGAAGTCGCGCTGCAGGAATCCGGCGTGAAGTTTGTCCGCGCGGCGGTGGGCGACCGCTATGTGCTCGAGCAGTTGCGTGAGCACGGCTGGCAGTTGGGCGCGGAAGGCTCCGGCCATATTCTCTCTCTTGACCGCCATTCGACCGGCGACGGCATTGTGTCGGCCCTCCTGGTGCTGGCCGCGATGAAGCGCAGCGACAAAACGCTCTCGGAGCTGCTCCGTGGCGTCACGCTGTTCCCGCAGAAGCTGATCAACGTGCGGATGCAGCCCGGCGCGGACTGGAAGGGCAGCGCCGCAATTCGCGGCGCGATCAGCAAGGCCGAGGATGCGCTGAACGGCCGCGGCCGCGTGCTGATCCGTGCGTCCGGCACCGAGCCCGTGTTGCGCGTGATGGTGGAGGCGGAAAACGTCAACGACGCGGTTCGCCATGCCGAAACGATCGCTGACGCAGTGAAGCAGGCTACGGCCTAAGCCAGCCATACCGTCGTGACGGCGAGGGCGGCGAGGCGGCTTTGAGCACACAAGCCGTCCCGTCGTCAGTCGGCCGCTCCCGGTGCGGTATTGAGCCGCAGTGCGGAGCTTTCAACGAGATAACGCACCTCGCATCATCTCGCAATCGCATGCACACTCCCACGCAAACGTTCGCGCCCCATCTTTTTCGCCTAATCTGTAGAACGGCGCCCGCAGCTCCGCTAAACCGGCAATTTCACCGCGTGAACGCCTTTCACCTCGTAATCCCACTGTCACATCCGTTTCACGGTTAGTCACGTTACTGTCACAAAGAGACCCTAAGCTTCGCGGTGTTCGTGTTATTCGCTCACACCGCTCACACCCTTGGAGGTCTCATGAAATTGATGCAAACCGTGTTCGCTGGCGTCGCTGGCGCGCTTTTCGCGATCGCAGCGCAAGCCGCAGACATCACCGGCGCGGGCAGCACCTTCGCAGCACCGATTTACACGAAGTGGGCTGACGCCTACCAGAAGTCGGGTGGCGGCAAGGTCAACTATCAAGGTATCGGCTCGTCGGGCGGTATCAAGCAGATCGAAGCGAAGACTGTTGATTTCGCAGGCTCGGACGCTCCGCTGAAGGACGATGAACTCGCGAAGGCAGGTCTGTTCCAGTTTCCGACGGTGGTCGGCGGCGTGGTGCCGGCTGTCAACGTGCCGGGCGTGAAGGCGGGTGAACTGACGCTGTCGGGCGAAGTGCTCGGCGACATCTACCTGGGCAAGATCAAGAAGTGGAATGATCCGGCAATCGTCGCGTTGAACCCGAAGCTCAAGCTGCCGGATACCGACATCGCCGTGGTTCGCCGCGCTGACGGTTCGGGCACCACGTTCATCTGGACGAACTACCTGTCGAAGGTCAATGCGGACTGGAAGGCGAAGGTCGGCGAAGGCGCAACGGTCAGCTGGCCGACGGGTACGGGCGGCAAGGGTAACGACGGCGTCGCCGCTTTCGTTCAACGTCTGCCGGGCGCAATCGGCTACGTGGAATGGGCATACGCGAAGCAGAACCACATGACGTACGCAGCCATGAAGAACTCGACGGGCGCCGTGGTCGAGCCGAAGACGGAAACGTTCAAGGCAGCGGCAGCGGGCGCGGACTGGTCGAAGTCGTTCTACCAGATCCTGACGAACGAGCCGGGCAAGGACGCATGGCCGATCGTCGGCGCAACCTTCGTGCTGCTGCACACGGCGCAGGACAAGCCGGCGCAAGGCACGGAAACGCTGAAGTTCTTCGACTGGGCGTTCAAGAACGGCACCCAGGCTGCAAACGATCTGGATTACATCTCGCTGCCGGATTCGGTAACGGCTGAAATCCGTTCGCAGTGGAAGTCGAAGGTGAAGGACGCCACGGGCAAGGCTATCGCCGAGTAAGCGAGGCGGTAAGCAGTAGGCATGCAGCAAGACATTGGCCGTCCTCATTCGAGGACGGCCAATGGCATTACCCCGACACTACGTCAGCTTTATCCGCCGCACGACAAGTGTCATACGGCAACTGGAAACAGGTCCATCAGGCTCTCATGTCCGATATCCAACTAGCGTCTGGCGCGTCGAGATCGACACCGCCTGGCAGCGCGTCGCAGCAGAAAGCCCCCAGTCGCGCCGGCGACGTCATCTTCGGCGGCCTCGCCCGTCTCGCCGCCATCATCACGCTGTTGCTGCTCGGCGGCATCATCGTTTCACTGGTCGTCGCCTCCATGCCGTCGATCAAACAGTTCGGCCTCGCGTTTCTGTGGACCGCCGACTGGGATCCACCTAGCAAACAATTCGGCGCGCTGGTGCCCATTTACGGCACGATCGCGACCTCGCTCATCGCACTTATCATCGCGGTGCCCGTCAGCTTCGGCATCGCGCTTTTCCTGACCGAACTCGCGCCCGCGTGGCTGCGCCGTCCGCTCGGTATCGCCATCGAACTGCTCGCCGCGATCCCGTCGATCGTCTACGGCATGTGGGGTCTGCTGGTGTTTGCACCGATTTTCGCCACGTGGTTCGAAAAGCCGCTCGGCACACTCCTTGGCGGCATTCCTATCGTCGGTGCGCTGTTTCAGGGTGCGCCGATCGGGATCGGCATCCTGTGTGCCGGGGTCATTCTTGCGATCATGATCATCCCGTACATCGCCTCGGTGATGCGCGATGTGTTCGAAGTCACGCCGGTCCTCCTGAAGGAGTCGGCGTACGGCATCGGCTGCACGACCTGGGAAGTGATGTGGAAGATCGTACTGCCCTTCACCAAGAGCGGTGTGATCGGCGGCGTGATGCTCGGCCTCGGCCGCGCGCTCGGCGAGACGATGGCCGTCACCTTCGTGATCGGCAACACCAATCTGCTCGACAACGTCTCGCTGTTCTCGCCGGGTAACAGCATTACCTCGGCGCTCGCCAACGAATTCGCGGAAGCGGATCCGGGCCTGCACACGTCGGCGCTCATGGAACTCGGGTTGATTCTCTTTGTGATTACTTTCATCGTCCTCGCAATCTCGAAGGTCATGCTGCTTCGCCTGGAAAAAGGGGAGGGCGCGAAATGAGCCAGCCTACCTTGAATATGCCGGGTTCGAACGACGCCGCTGCGCTCGAAGCAATGCGCGTGCGTCTGCAAGGCCGCCGCCGCGCGAAGAACGCGGTGGCGCTGACCATGTCGCTCGCGGCCATGGCCTTCGGCCTGCTGTGGCTGGTGTGGATTCTCTATACGACGCTGCGGCTGGGCATCGGCG
This window contains:
- the greA gene encoding transcription elongation factor GreA translates to MSTVPLTKRGAEMLRDELQRLKSVERPSVINSIAEARAQGDLSENAEYDAAKEKQGFIEGRIAEIESKLAGAQVIDPAAVEADGRVVFGATVELEDLDSGAPVKYQIVGDDEADIDHGLISISSPIARALIGKSEGDVASVQAPGGVREYEIIAVSYV
- a CDS encoding DUF4149 domain-containing protein, encoding MPHRFFRLLTVVWVGSLLTIGYAVAPVLFTSLDRMTAGAVAAQLFRIEGVLGAVCGILLLVLANILIRRGSEAYRRLRWLIAGMLVCVLVGYFALQPFMNAMRIAALEAGSDVGHSAYATRFGILHGVSSLFYLIESLLGVALVWKLPASVGVVTAEQGARSATGKVTG
- a CDS encoding YhbY family RNA-binding protein translates to MPALKVSSDQRAELRSQAHALKPVVLVGAEGLTDAVLSEIKVHLGAHQLIKIRVFGDEREERIAIYEQICDQLNAAPIQHIGKLLVIWKPEAAAQPAVKAKRGALPSAREAAVEAKPGKGRAPRVVTVVKPSEVPMRKPKAKAVVVRGNERVTQGGNIKRAKKRQTSAKRAHQSSK
- a CDS encoding RlmE family RNA methyltransferase, producing the protein MAKNKFNTAWLHDHINDPYVKMAQREGYRARAAYKLKEIDEQDKLIRPGQVIVDLGSTPGSWSQYARNKLAKGAQRDAEREGGIDGTIIALDMLPMEPISDVHFIQGDFREDSVLLQLEELVGERQVDLVISDMAPNLSGVAVADAARIEHLCDIAMEFAQNHLKPDGALLVKCFHGSGYSQIVEKFKRQFKVVAARKPKASRDKSSETFILGRHLKRPA
- the ftsH gene encoding ATP-dependent zinc metalloprotease FtsH; amino-acid sequence: MNNNMFSKAAVWLVIALVLFTVFKQFDKPRVQEGVSYSQFMDDAKNGKVKNVIVQGRNLTVTPADGQKYQIVSPGDIWMVGDLMKYGVQVSGKADDEPNALVSALYYLGPTILIIGFWFYMMRQMQGGGKGGAFSFGKSRARLIDENNNAINFTDVAGCDEAKEEVSELVDFLRDPQKFQKLGGRIPRGVLLVGPPGTGKTLLARAIAGEAKVPFFSISGSDFVEMFVGVGAARVRDMFEQAKKHAPCIVFIDEIDAVGRHRGAGMGGGNDEREQTLNQMLVEMDGFEANSGVIVIAATNRSDVLDKALLRPGRFDRQVYVGLPDIRGREHIMKVHLRKVPISNDVDAAVIARGTPGFSGADLANLVNEAALFAARRGKRIVEMNDFEDAKDKIFMGPERKSAVIREESKRATAYHESGHAVIAKLLPKADPVHKVTIIPRGRALGVTWQLPEHDNETYSKDYLLDRLAILFGGRVAEELFLNLISTGASDDFNKATATARAMVARFGMTDALGPMVYVDDENDATPFGRGFTRTISEATQQKVDAEIRRVLDEQYNLAKRLLDENRDKVEAMTAALMEWETIDADQINDIMAGRPPRSPKSSPPSASDASSGGSPGTEVKPGSATAPA
- the folP gene encoding dihydropteroate synthase — protein: MGILNVTPDSFSDGGQYAMRGDALRQAERMLLDGADIIDIGGESTRPGAPPVPLDEELERVIPLIEQLHGANVPLSVDTYKPEVMRRALAAGADLINDIWGFRMPGAIDAVRHSECGLCVMHMFGEPQTMQLREPDYQDVVSEVRQFLEERVTTLKQAGIARARISVDPGFGFGKSVVEHNYALLAHLPDTAPQAEPPYPILAGMSRKSMVGAVVGRPAPERVAGSLAAAVCAAERGAAILRVHDVAQTVDALKVWAAMRDAAHHSRARG
- the glmM gene encoding phosphoglucosamine mutase; this encodes MARRYFGTDGIRGKVGEGPITPEFVLRLGYAAGKVLAGADRWAKTGTRPTVLIGKDTRVSGYMLEAALEAGFSAAGVDVMLAGPMPTPGIAYLTRALRLAAGVVISASHNPYYDNGIKFFSADGNKLPDEVELQIEEQLDLPLACAASEQLGKARRLDDAAGRYIEFCKSTFPAAFDLRGMKLVVDCAHGAAYDVAPHVFHELGADVIPIGVAPNGFNINDGVGATAPDALVRAVRANHADLGIALDGDADRLQVVDSAGRLYNGDELLYVLVKDRMATDGKVEGAVGTLMTNMAVEVALQESGVKFVRAAVGDRYVLEQLREHGWQLGAEGSGHILSLDRHSTGDGIVSALLVLAAMKRSDKTLSELLRGVTLFPQKLINVRMQPGADWKGSAAIRGAISKAEDALNGRGRVLIRASGTEPVLRVMVEAENVNDAVRHAETIADAVKQATA
- the pstS gene encoding phosphate ABC transporter substrate-binding protein PstS, which codes for MKLMQTVFAGVAGALFAIAAQAADITGAGSTFAAPIYTKWADAYQKSGGGKVNYQGIGSSGGIKQIEAKTVDFAGSDAPLKDDELAKAGLFQFPTVVGGVVPAVNVPGVKAGELTLSGEVLGDIYLGKIKKWNDPAIVALNPKLKLPDTDIAVVRRADGSGTTFIWTNYLSKVNADWKAKVGEGATVSWPTGTGGKGNDGVAAFVQRLPGAIGYVEWAYAKQNHMTYAAMKNSTGAVVEPKTETFKAAAAGADWSKSFYQILTNEPGKDAWPIVGATFVLLHTAQDKPAQGTETLKFFDWAFKNGTQAANDLDYISLPDSVTAEIRSQWKSKVKDATGKAIAE
- the pstC gene encoding phosphate ABC transporter permease PstC, producing MSDIQLASGASRSTPPGSASQQKAPSRAGDVIFGGLARLAAIITLLLLGGIIVSLVVASMPSIKQFGLAFLWTADWDPPSKQFGALVPIYGTIATSLIALIIAVPVSFGIALFLTELAPAWLRRPLGIAIELLAAIPSIVYGMWGLLVFAPIFATWFEKPLGTLLGGIPIVGALFQGAPIGIGILCAGVILAIMIIPYIASVMRDVFEVTPVLLKESAYGIGCTTWEVMWKIVLPFTKSGVIGGVMLGLGRALGETMAVTFVIGNTNLLDNVSLFSPGNSITSALANEFAEADPGLHTSALMELGLILFVITFIVLAISKVMLLRLEKGEGAK